Part of the Cydia pomonella isolate Wapato2018A chromosome 5, ilCydPomo1, whole genome shotgun sequence genome is shown below.
GAAGGAAAGGAAAGTTTCCCCTAAACCCAGGAAAAAGAGCGCTAAACGCAAACAGAAGCGTGAGAGACGACGGCGAGAAGAAGAAGTGTATACTGACAAAGACCGAGCTGCTGCTGTAGTGATGGGCTCTAGGGATATCAAGCAGTCGCTGAGCATGAAAGACAAGGCGGAGAGAAGCAGTGCATTACAATTGCCGGAGGAGGCTGATGCTGGGACTTTGCTGGCCCTGGCCAGAGCGGAAATGACTAGGGAAAGATATAAGACcgcttttaattttgttaacaaGGTATATCAAGGGCCCGTTTCACAAATGCTTGTTAAAATTCTTCTTCATATAATCCCAAAATCCTAATTGTTGCAAGGTTTTGTATATACGTCCTTATTAAGTCGTTATTCCGGTTTTAAGGGCCCATTGTGGTAAGAGCATACCGTAATGATTTTAATACCATAATGTGATTTATGTTTCTCCCACAGGCAATAGAACTAGCTCCAGAAGAGAAGGCAGCCTATGTCGCGCGCAGCAAATGCCACCTGCTTCTCGGCGAGCCACGGGCTGCACTAGCGGACGCCGAAAGAGCACTAGCTTTAGACCCTAAGCACGGGAAGGCGCTTCTTCACAAGGCTGAGGCGCTGTACTATTGCGGGGAGTTTGAGATGAGCCTGGTCCATTACCACAGGGGCTTACGCGCGAGACCTGACTTGAACGAGTTTAGACTGGGAGTGCAGAAGGCGCAGGtaagtccttattcctacagacgagcgtatttagtaaaatgcttcctttttcattcaagattacgacgtaactattagtatttattcaaaaactggtaatgTACTTAAAGAATCATTTCCTGAACTAGGGGCTggaacagttaaaattttcattttctcttttaaacctctttttaatgagttttcttGGGAGTcgtttccaaattttgcagtgagaagtgtcgtttcggttctcaattctGCAGTAaccaagaatcatttggtacagtcagcatcaaaagtggcggatgaaacaacgcgccaaaagtatctgatattccggataacttttccaaatatatagataaatatctaaaattcgcgctcaaaagtatatctcttacagtcttagttgtatGAATGTCTGTACATGAATgattacaatttgattcaacatatctcgtaggaggggctggaatgattaacaatcgaagattcatttgaaaaaattgataaaataccttccgagttttcttcacttttttggcgaaaacagggttacattttttttccgcaaattgtacgcatattttgctttaaaaataatattatagtaaactgtaactttatgttaacctattaaaaaaaatcataactatgggacctacattgccgtaaatttatattttttttaaaagacgTATAAGCGTTATTTAGTCAAATCGGAGAACGCTTTAAGGAATAACGGCTCTTAAAGCCACACAATCCAAGATGGCACGGCGGTTTTCCCAAAGATGTGGCTTCACAAGgcagataattttatttttttgaatttttagtaGTACCTATCATACTTATAGCTTCTACTATCCGGAGCTCAACTGAACAATGTATTATTCAACCTGTACTAAAAACCTTAAAACGTATTCCAGTCCAGCCTAGAAGCCTAAGTATTTCATTCGTTGCTCGTAAATCATAACACAATACTACATTTATATAGAACCAGGAACCATGGAGCTTTGCACCTTATTATGAGTGACTTAAACTCTTTATAATACCTACTACAAGGTTCTTGtgacaacaaaaataaaaaaatctggaACCCcattgataattttaaataaatattattattatttcaggagGCCATTGAAAACACAATAGGCGCCGTGAAACCAGCGAAGAAACCAACCAAGCGGACTCGCTCCAAGTCTGCCCGGCCGGTCCTCGGTCAGCTGATGTCTGATAAGCTTTACTTAGAAAACCTTTTAAAGAACCCTGATCTGGCCATTGCAGACAGGAAGAACAACATTGTGACTCAGCAGGCCGAGGAGGCGCTGAGGTTTCTGGAGAACAGGGAGGAGTTCTGGAGACAGCAGCAGacgttataaaatttaattggGAAACTAGGCTTAGGTAGAAGTATTTTGTTGTATTAGATGAAAggtttaatttattatgtatgatAGAGAAGcggtatgtatatatacatatagtagTGACCAACAAGCTGTATCTGGAGAACTATCCGAAGAACCCCGACCCATAGTCGGTAGGAAGAGCGGAATCGTGACACAGCAGGTAGATGAGGTTCTGAAGTTTTTGGAGAACAGGGGCCTCgacaagatgacaatcgtcTATCGACattcgacaaacgccaaacgaaaagtaaaaatgtatcgaAACGAAATATTCGATTGTCGTTTTCTTTCAACGATTGTCGTCTTGCTGGATACGCCCCCAGGGAGGAGTAGCAGCAGACGTTATTAATGAACGAACTTGTAGTAGTAGCGTAAAGTCTAGTCGATTATGATCATAGTGTTAAGTCATCAGTTACCTACCATGagttatataattttaagaacgtagtcagaccaagctaagttggcagcgattttgataacccagacggagcacgtgttattttaaacgtcaaacttctatgaaattaagacgtttatttaacacttgcaccgtctgggctagcacaatcgctgccaacttatcttggtctgactctaaacctaaaattaagcattatattaattatatgaaaTTGTATATGTAATTAGACAACCTAAGTATGAATTAAAGATTAAAATCCTGTTCATTtattataaacaatttttaaccTTAGTCAGACAAAGTGTATATAGATTTGCTAACGTAAGAAAACAAAAGTTTACAAAACTTAACTAAAAACAAATCTTtaatagaaaaatacaaaaaaaaattgaaatgccatataaattatttacagcCGTAGTGCATAACAGTCATAACAATTACAATCTGCCCCAAGACTTGTCGCGTAGGAGTTCCAAtgtgagggcctaccgcgaaccatgttcgacgtgttacctctctgtcgcacttgtgaattcgaACGTAAATGTGATAGGGAGGCTTCGAAtatggtttgcggtaggccttcGTCTTCTTAAGCAGTTCCATTTCACTTAATAGCACTGTTGAAATGCAAATGATtggtttttatataaaaaattataaagaaatcGCTATATGTATCCTATAGAGGAGACTTAAGGAGtttcctcaattcctcattgaatccatcatcaaCCTTGACAAAATGTTGTGTAAAACCCTACTTGCTGAACAAACTTAACCAAGAAGATATACCTCATGATTCACCCAACATGAAATACATatcgttgaggtgttccgttctggtcttcatcagcagttctacttcatcaaatgtcacttttttattattattattattatatagtttttaaataatacttggTATGAAAATGCGGAAGTTAATATGAGAGCTTgtaactgaataatatggcatatatggctgttagccgttgctcgaagtacggattaaaaaaaaaatactttccaccttagggtgggaaatgcaattttccaccTGGCAATCTGCCTATGAAAAGTGAACTTTCCGATTAGGAGAGATGAAAAATACCAATATCACTTCTACGTAGCAGCGGTGTGTGGAGCATGCGATAAAAACGGTACGCTTACGatgcgtcactgcgattccgtacagTCGCCGTTTTTTAAGAGCGCTATTACAAGAAAAGTCGAaataatgtcaaattgataATATTCCTCGATGAAATTCAGGACAATAAGAAACAAAGAGTACTTGTTCCTGTGAGAGCGTCTTCTTAACTTTAGGAATACGTTGAAtatgttaaatattagaaaaaagacttattaattattatttttccgaTGGTCGTTTACGACAAACCGCGTGAAGCACTGAATTGTgagctcttatttgtaaattttgagaAGTTCACTCTGCTAAAgatgaatattttgtattactaATCCCGTGTACTTTAGGAATACGGTGCGATATGTTTCCTACATGCTCGGATATTTGGAACATATTGATAAAATCAACTTTACTGAGTAGGCAATGTTGCTTGACATAAAAATATCTGTAGATACGAGTACCTAAGTTACATGAAAATTAACAATTGGACCATAAAAACTTGTTTGAACTACTTATACCTACTAGCTCATACCTACTTCGCCAAGCTCAATTACCTTGTAAATTTTCAACCGTAACATtgtaataaattgaaataacgATAGTTTACAACACTGCGAAAAAAATGTCGATCATGAAATGTATAATGATAATACCGGTGTAAGTATGAGGTGATTATCTCTGCACAGGAAACAAGCCTTTTGTTGGCGTAATATTAAATATCCGAACGGCTGGCGCGGCCCACAGTTGGTTTGTGCCGCAACATGGTTTACTACATTTTTGCCCTGTTCTTTGCGACAGTTcgtgtaagtacctatttaaagtCAATTAACACAAAATGACTTGGAGAAATGTACTCAACCTTAACCACACACATACTTTGCCTAGCGAACGGATTCGCCTGGACTCAAAAGATTGTTCAACATCTGAAATGATCTAGGATAGTCTTACTTTAATGGTTTCCGAGGATTAAGAACGAATGCAGGCAGGTATTTCTTCCTTCACCAACCACCGCTGCCTAAGCTATCTTctcaaattatattaattatcaaAACAACAATCAATACCTATCTACATTCCCGGCTTTAATAAAGCCATCTTGCTTTATTTGCCACTGAGATTCTGCATTACCTAATTGTTACATACAATAGtctcaagccatttccgtcagtagagaaaagcgacaaatttaaaaaaatgtaggcgtgaaGGGTTATTGTCCCATAGAAATTTTGAAATTGACGCCTTCTTCTattgacaaacttgtttgaccgacTATATTTCGCTGTGGTCTTCGTAAAGCGGTGGTAGagatcaaagagcatataatcactacgttttagtaGAGATAGCTAAATCATTCTTTAAATGCGCGCCCAGACAGAAAACCCTCTCAAACAACTACCAGGGGGAACATATTACAGAAAGAAATGCaacacgaatatttttttttattcgacgACAGTAAGGCAGATTGTTATACCTAGCCAGGGTAAAGAAATCTTATaaacacactaaaagcacaacACAACAAAAGCCGGTACTTACCTAAGCTAAGATTAAGTACAAATAGTTAGACACTCGTACATTGAGAAACCTTTATTTAGGACtttgaaaaagattttttcacGATCCTTCTTCgtttgatcagtacccctagtgtaaatattttcgacagcgaaacgtgacgtacgcgtttgcattaagtgtcattttgtatgagatttttgactttgcaaaacgtcccgcttggcgcgctgttcaaaaacccatacaaaatgagacttaacgcaaacgcgtacgtcacgtttcgctatcgactaaatttacactaggggtacaggtcaatGTCAATAATCGTTTAGCCCCAAGTACAAAAGGCGTTGAACTAGCCAAAGCCAGATGAAGTCAGCCTGACACAGTGACCTTAATCGGAGTCAATTGAAATGGCAATACTGAATATAATGAAAACTTCGTGTTATAGATGATCGCAGCAGGAGACGATGACATCACGTCGTGCTTGGAACTGTTTAAACAAGAGGTAAGTTTTATTAGTAACCGCCTGTCAAATTTGGCTAAGGAGCCTAAGGATcatcataaaaaattaaatatctttaaaaactTACGATGCTGTATAGCCATAACAAGATAGGTATCTGTTACTCAATTGTAgatatgtaagaaaaaatactgTACCCAAATAGTAGTAGAAACAAGGGCTTTTTAGGGtgccgtagtcaactaggaacccttatagtttcgccatgtccgtctgtctgtctgtctgtctgtctgtctgtctgtccgaggctttgctccgtggtcgttagtgctaaaaagctgaaatttggcatgtatatttaaatcaataaacccgacaaagtcgtacaataaaatctaaaaatttaattttttttaaggtaatctcccctacacgtaaagtgggggtgaaatttttttttcgcttcaaccctaaagtgtggggtatcgttggaaaggtctttcaaaactaataggggtcttcaagaaacattttttgataaagtgaatatattcggatataatcgctcagaaagaaaaaaaaaatgtgtccccccccctctaacttttgaaccataggtccaaaaaatatgaaaaaaatcttggaagtagagcttaagaaagacattaaatgaaaactatagcggacatgatcagtttagctgtttttgagttatcgcaaaaagttttcccttcatagtaaaaagacttactttaattaggtactgattatgcaaatttgcttatttgtttaactcgggtgaaaggtaccgtttcatcccttggttaacaatttattatactttaagctccagtttagcttattgtgacggaagagtaactacggaaccctatactgagcgtggcccgacatgctcttggccggttttatttttaaagatataggatgcaaacgagcagacggatcacctgatggtaagcgattaccgtcgcccatagacacttacaacaccagaggggtttaTAATGATTGCTAGTTCACATGTTCACTTTATCTAGGTAGTTACGTACCTACGTTttttgtatacctacctacatatcaTTGCTTTTGCTTTCCTTTGCCAGAACATTGAACAAAATTGCTGCGAGATTGCGGATTTAGAAAACAAAGAACACTTCGATTCCTGCAAAACCGGTGACGAATGggaggtaagacactgcctttaCCGACACATTTAGGAACAGCAACAAAAGTGGGTAGTTTTACCAAGTTATTTTTCTACCTACAACCTACCCTGCATTTTGCTTCTGAGCTCCGATTATGTAAGATCAGAAATGTACTATCGGTCCCAGCTAACTTTGTGACAATGTCATCGTTAATGTCAGATTTCTAAGAAAATTATGATGATTATAATGACATTCCCTTTGTTCTATTCAAAGTCGGTACTGCAAAGTTAACTGAGACAGACTATAgttaataaaaccggccaagagcatgtcgggccacgctcagtgtagggttccgtagttactcttccgtcacaataagctaaactggagcttaaagtatagtaaattgttacccaagggatgaaacggtacctttcacccgagttaaacaaataggcaaatttgcataatcagtacctaattaaagtaagtaagtttttttactatgaaggggaaactttttgctataactcaaaaacagctaaactgatcatgtccgctatagttttcatttaatgtatttcttaagctctacttccacgattttattcatattttttggacctatggttcaaaagttagaggggggggggacacatttttttttctttcggagcaattatctccgaatatattcactttatcaaaaaatgtttgttgaagaccctgtagggttgaagcaaaaaaaaaatttcacccccaatttacgtgtaggggaggtaccctaaaaaaaaaaaattttagattttattgtaggactttgtcggctttattgatttatatatccatgtcaaatttcagatttctagcactaacgaccacggagcaaagcctcggacagacagacagacagacggacatggcgaaactataagggttcctagttgactacggaaccctaaaaatgaataatCTAGGTTTTTTCAAACTACGACtgattaaatgtaaaataagtaacactAACAGACACGATATTATGTGGAATGTTTGTAGAATTAGATCAAGATAAGTCAGtggttttgatagcccagactcgGTAAGTGTTATTTGAAACGTCACACTTCTATGAAAGTATGATGTATAAATGACACTTACACTCTgcgtatgctatcaaaatcgttgcagacttatcttggtctaatcTAACATTTATTATTGACCATGCAATTTTCAGTGTGAAAACGCCAAATGCGTTTTAGGAAAGTCCGACCTATTAAACGGTGACACTCTTGACgagaaaaaaactatagatcTCCTGGAGAAGATCAAGCAGAAACGCCCGGAAAGCCAAGCCATGGTCGACCGCGTTCGCACCGAGTGTCTGGACGGGAAGTATGAAAACTATCCGCCGAAGGAGACCTGTCCACTCATAAGGTTCCAAATATGCAGCTACATTAATGCTCTTGTGGTGAGTTTTTATTGGTGTGgcgtttatttttcttttactttttgcCCCGAAGACCACGAGAGGCACGCTGACGCCGACTGCCATACATTggttaaattataacaaatgtatgaCGGTCGGTGTCAGCGTCGAGCGTGGCCGAAGGATAAGTGCAGTTAAAATTGAAGAGGTTGTTAATATTATAAGCccatattgtcccactgctTGGCAAAGGCCTCGTTACAATGCAATGCTATTCATCCTAGGGCACTTGTCTGTCTTGAGCAACAGTCTTGGCCTCGTTCCAGCTGTCCTACGGCTCGCAGCTCGTTCTCTACACTCCGCCTCCAGGTGTGTACGGGGCGTTTGCAGGCATGCTTTCCGCCTTGAGCGCGATACTGGCAGTGTTCGCAGCTCCTCTTCGAAGGGTATGTCCGATCCATCTCCGCAGCGCTACTTCTTGGGCGATAGGAGGTTTTCGGCACATACTCCACAAATCCTCATTCCTTATGGTCTTTTGTCAGAAAATGCAGAGGATCCACCGGAGGGACCTCCTTACTATACTTCCAAGTCTGTCTGTCTTCGTTTATCGTCTATAAGTTCACACAGTCACTGGCATAGAAACAGAGAAAAGTGGTGTTGAAGAGATGAAGACCAGAAAGAGTTTCTGGACTGAAATCATGGTCGGCCAAGTGTGGGTTCATCTTTTGACAGTAcaatatctgttttttattaatgttcAACTACTtcacccttttccaggcatagtatgATTGACATAAGCGCCAATAGAATTttaactttagcattccgatttaaggttcaaattcgGGAAAtatgacttgtcttcaaattaatcatcaaaactggattaattggaatatatttggattttttggaaaaaccttgtagattggtgcggcctggaaaagggtcaAATAGTTTTCTCTTTCTCCGGAACAAAAATCAGTTAGACTTGAAGAGGAAAAGTATAATGGCTATCGTCGATGGAGTCCGCTAATCAGTTTTCAGGCCGAGTCTATCGGCGCGCATTTCTGTTTTGTctcttatttatttcttatgctGACTGCCACTGAGGCGGGGAATCCCCACATCTACACTTACAATTACAATGGTTGTAATTTTCGCTTCGCTGAATTACAACCAaggctattggttgattccccaGATCTGCCCTCGCCCCGCCTAAGTGGACAGGCAACGTTTACGCTTCGCTTCCCATCGACTTGAAGAGTTAGCAAAGAAAATCAAGATTCAATCCTGATACtaaaacttaataatttttggcTAGCTTGAGACGCCTAGATGGGAAGCCCCGCTTAAATAAGAAGCCTGCCTGCTTGTGCAATTCTAGATAATATACAGTTTCATTGATAAAATCGTTTAAATAAGTTTCATATTCACCAGACGAGGGATTGTTTGTTACattgctgtagggctaagatggtcggctctttatcatttgtcaccatgtctgtcacgttctgacaaatatgtaagtgcgaaagtgacgggcatagtgacaagtgataaaaatggaaccatgctgccactgcagctTTGACACAAGCGGAAACAAGTCAAATTAGTGTCCCCCATTCATTGAATGCACAGGTCACAGGTTAGGCATCATAATAGTTACAGCAGTCGGTATTATTCATCAGAtcaaaattatctaaaataaattataaaatcgtaagcgtaagttatttttatgatCAACGCACGATAAACATTCCGATGTTTATCATCTGCATCGAGGAAAAAATTATGATTCATGTTTATGCCATACAATATGGATGTGTATAATGGTGCCATCACCGCGTTGTTCTCTTTGCCCATTTAAATGTAATGATCGCGTGTTCCGACTGTTAGTTGTTGTGCATACTATGTAAATaagttgtttgttgttttgtaatgatgttatctttttattttgcataaatatgtattgCTTACGCCCAAACATCTACATCAAACTCCGCTCGTAGTTAAAATTTGACATGACCTGCCCTGGTAAAGCTGGCTAACAAACATAATATGTTTTGCAGGAGTGTGACAAGTGGAAGCAGGATGACACCTGTAAAAAGTTCTCGGAAAACGCCAAATCCTGCAAGTCAGTGCTCGACAATCTCAAAGAATAACTCGGCCCGCGGTGAAAGAAAacaacataatattaaaagataacATTGTATTTGTTCTTTCGGCCTCGATCTCACCGCCACATCAAAATGATAAAATCAGCAAGCCATACGTACtagagataaaaataaaaattgtcacTCTATCAACTTGAACAAGCGTTTAGCAAtaagtgttttatttacaatatttacaacactCCCCTACTAAAGGTCACTTCCCATTAATTCTAAAGAACGAATCATTTCTCTCcgaatttgaaccttatttatTAAAGAATTTAAATTTCTACAGAACAGATGGGAAATACCTTCAGCTGATATTGATTTTACATTCCttgtcctataaaaaaatgagctttttataatttttatataaagcTCATATAGGTTTTGATGTTCAACAAGCCATTTTGACTCAACTAAGAGCAGCAAAACAGACCTCTTTTCCAACATATCTTCGCTTTTGGTGTTTACAAATCATACTCCCAAAATAAGTTACTAAAATCATTTCACATATTTActcaaaatatatacttttttcatTAACATACTTAATTTTTCAAAtcggaaaataaaaataagaaaaagaataaaaaaaaaaacgatcacaTAATTGGTTTATGTCTAAAATGACTAAGATTTACGACTCACCCGGTGATACAGGTAGGTACAAGTCAGTTCTTTGGGTgatattccacctgtccaatttcttggtccaacaTGCATTGcatctcactctctcattaagcaaaatgtgagatgcaaatacacattgcACTAAGAAATTGGACCGGTGGAATATCACCCTAcaacacatttttatataacattCAGTCATTTCCGCTAGCAAAAAGATCCAGGATTGTTACCTAACATGTCACATATTGATCACCCATTTCtctagaaaataaaaagaaaatatagatatcccttaaaataatatgatttCTTATCTATAACTGTATCATTCGGtcattacttatttaaacaCATTCATTAAACTCATAATACTGTGTATGTACTTGGAAAATATTATATGCGGGTATCTCATATTCGAGTAGTTATCATATCTGAATAATTCTAGGCTTTCCAGTCGAACTAGAGATCATTGTGATAAATACCTTCAATTGCATTTTATATACGAAAGTACATCTCTCGCTGCAACTACGTGTACCATAATAACTGGTTACACGCTCTAGCGAGCACAAACATGAACTGATTAGACTTAGGATCTACTCTACCAAACACTACTACACTTAGGAAAATGAGGAGTGACTTATCGTCATATTTACAATTTGGCGCCCAATGCGACATCTATCGAGAGGACACCTGTCTGTTTAATAACATCTTAAGTTTTTGAGATAAACATAATTGTGTTTGTATCTCAAAACTTCAGATTTAATTCAAGTTGGTTGAAAGAAAATCTAAGAATAAGTTTTTATTCAGATATTTCggctacatttttatttattaactctaACTGCCAAAGGCGTCAACTGACGGGCGCGGCTACAACGCAATATCAACATTCgcgcattccgacaaggttcacgatggcGCGTCgcgcacgataggcgtggcgttcaaagagtttatatagatcgtgtcattcaccaagacgcgtgccttgattcatattgtcaagttattaaaggttagatttgctAAACCTGCGCGTCagcgtggatgacacgaactgtataAATGATGATgcgataaaaccgcctgttgtttacttcTTCTTATgtgttgtaatatttgtattgtttctgtattgaggtgtgcaataaagagtatttgtattgtattatatgataCATTATGCAAGTAGATCAGTCGCTTGCACTAGTACGAGGGTGAATCTAAAAGTTCTTAGAAATAGGGTCAaaaacaaaagatttttttaactattctacaaaatttcttttttttttgctatacaTTATATGTgccgttatattttatttcgtgtaacaatacgatacaagtgcgaa
Proteins encoded:
- the LOC133518056 gene encoding uncharacterized protein LOC133518056 isoform X2, whose protein sequence is MSVFDDYSNITRISNFILLLMSPHTTVYMCILCPIKLRFYYLLVKHHNIHNVAESLDRHTCSLRPLVRPTSERSGCENTFSSYGNGSSGVNTVASSHTPRYVNKMDSDDNAKALARSILGPAKDADFLASFVRVGIADEEEEDTTPKASISKRAPQSADKSNEVVEEEKHSAKERKVSPKPRKKSAKRKQKRERRRREEEVYTDKDRAAAVVMGSRDIKQSLSMKDKAERSSALQLPEEADAGTLLALARAEMTRERYKTAFNFVNKAIELAPEEKAAYVARSKCHLLLGEPRAALADAERALALDPKHGKALLHKAEALYYCGEFEMSLVHYHRGLRARPDLNEFRLGVQKAQVSPYSYRRAYLVKCFLFHSRLRRNY
- the LOC133518057 gene encoding uncharacterized protein LOC133518057, giving the protein MVYYIFALFFATVRMIAAGDDDITSCLELFKQENIEQNCCEIADLENKEHFDSCKTGDEWECENAKCVLGKSDLLNGDTLDEKKTIDLLEKIKQKRPESQAMVDRVRTECLDGKYENYPPKETCPLIRFQICSYINALVECDKWKQDDTCKKFSENAKSCKSVLDNLKE
- the LOC133518056 gene encoding outer dynein arm-docking complex subunit 4 isoform X1: MDSDDNAKALARSILGPAKDADFLASFVRVGIADEEEEDTTPKASISKRAPQSADKSNEVVEEEKHSAKERKVSPKPRKKSAKRKQKRERRRREEEVYTDKDRAAAVVMGSRDIKQSLSMKDKAERSSALQLPEEADAGTLLALARAEMTRERYKTAFNFVNKAIELAPEEKAAYVARSKCHLLLGEPRAALADAERALALDPKHGKALLHKAEALYYCGEFEMSLVHYHRGLRARPDLNEFRLGVQKAQEAIENTIGAVKPAKKPTKRTRSKSARPVLGQLMSDKLYLENLLKNPDLAIADRKNNIVTQQAEEALRFLENREEFWRQQQTL